In Phaseolus vulgaris cultivar G19833 chromosome 7, P. vulgaris v2.0, whole genome shotgun sequence, the genomic stretch cgccagggcggtgatcgccagtaaaaccaggcccaaacccgtcgaggagtggctcgaaagggagatcgggggcaaggtcttcaagttgggaagaccTTTGGAAGGTGAGctacaagaccagatcgccaaggtgatagaacggcatctggattcttttgcatggtctgcttcagacatgccgggaatcgaccccgatttcttgtgccaccaCCTGGCAATGGACACAcgggtcagaccagtgcgacagaggagaagaaagttcaatgaggagaggagacaggcgattagggatgaaacgcaaaagctcctcgccgcaggccatatcagggaggtccagtaccctgagtggttagctaatgtcgtgctgggaaagaagagcaacgggaagtggcgcatgtgcgtcgacttcacggacctaaacaaggcttgtccaaaggattcataccctttgccaagtatagatgccctggtcgacagcgcagcagggtgcaagttgctgagctttctggacgccttctcagggtacaaccagataaagttgcatcccatggatgaagagaagaccgccttcatgactgagagatcgtgttagtgctacaaggtgatgcccttcggactgaagaacgcgggggccacgtaccaaaggctgatggacaaggtacttgcaccgatgctgggaaggaatgtgcaagcgtatgtagatgatatggtcgtgacttcgttagaaaaaagcaagcacatcTCAGATCTGGAGGAGCTGTTtaccacgatcgccaagttcaaattaaagctaaaccccgagaaatgcatttttggtgtagaggcagggaagttcttgggtttcctcttaactgaaagaggaatagaagaaaatcctgataagtgtgctgccatcttggcgatgagaagcccggctaccgtgaaggaggtgcagcagcttacaggtcggatggtcGCCCTATCTCATTTCGTGTCAGCTAGTAGagagaaaggtcatccgtatttccaatgcttaaggcgaaacaataagtttgtctggtcgaaggaatgcgaagaagctttcgtgaagcttaaagagtacctggcgagcccgccggatttgtgcaaacctttggtaggaacccctctcaggttgtatttcgctgtaattgagagggcggtgagtgcggtgctcgtccaagatcaagatcaggctcagaaaccTATCTActtcgttagcaaggtgttacaaggcccagaagtaaggtatcaggccttggagaaagctgcactagCGGtcgtattctcggcgaggaggttgcgccactattttcacagttttacagtgctggtgatgaccgacttgcctatccagaaagtcttaaagaagcccgatgtagctgggagaatggtgaagtgggcagtggagttgtcggagttcgacatcaaatacgaaccccgaggaccgatcaaggggcagattttcgctgattttatggtcgagctctcgtcgaaggcagcacgagttgagggggacgattttcgttgggtactttcggtggacggatcgtctaaccagcagggtagcggtgctggagtcattctagaagggcccaacggcgtgctgatagaacagtccctgagatTTGCTtttaaagctagcaacaatcaagcagaatgtgaggcgttgatcgcaggcatcttgttggctaaggagatgggggctagggtgttgatggccaagagtgactcattgttggtcacgggacaagtaacaggcgagtttcaggccaaggatccacaaatcgcggcttacttggagtatgtgcaggagttgaagggttcctttgcctcgtttgaggtggtgcatgtacctagagagcaaaatgcccgagctgacttgctagccaagctcgccagttcaggcaaggggggtaggcagaggacagttattcaagaaactctgaagacgcccagGGCGTTTGTGGAAGACCACtaggttcttcagataagcaagtcgacggagaaagcggcgaggagtcacaggtccttgacccaggagaccttgagatcgctgagaataagagcatgtcgaggggagagggtgaacgtggcgcaggtctgcgctacgcataaaccagacacatggataacgcaataccagcgctgcctggcggatggcgttctcccgctggatccgacggaggctaggaagataaagaagaactccaacaagttcaccatgatcgaCGGTGAtatgtacaggtttgggtttacacacccactcctagaatgtgtgcacggagaaaaatgtacaagaattatggccgagctccatgaaggcatatgtgggagtcacgtcgggggtcgagctctggctgcaagaactctccgtgcaggttattactagccaacaatgagggaggactgcaagaaatatgcacaatgttgcaagcaatgtcagcagcacgccgattggcacaaggcacctccagaagagctgaagtcaatttacagcctttggtcgtttcatacttggggaattgacattctgggacccttcccattggcgatcaggcagatgaagtacttggtggtggcgattgaatatttcaccaagtggatcgaagcggagccagtagcccagatcaccgcacataagatcgaaggctttgtgtggaagaatctcgtgtgccggtttggcgtgcctaaacgcctggtgtcggacaatggaactcagtttgcgagtcacctgttgaagaagctgtgcgaagaggtgggaatacaacaggtgtttgcatccgttgagcacccacaaacgaatggccaagtggagtctaccaatcgggtgttgctgagaggtttaaagagaagactggagaaagctaagggatcgtgggctgaagaggtaccccgcatagtttgggcgtaccataccactaaactgtcaggaacccacgagaccccgtttagcttggtttatggatgtgatgcgatgattccagttgaaatccaagaaagctcgccgagattccagaactttgtggcggaagactcgaacaaagaaagaagattgaatctggatttactggatgaggtcagggaggaggcaagactaaaggccgaggcagtaaaaaggaggattgagcgaaggtataactctaaggtgatgccaaggcaatttagagaaggcgacctggtgatgaggaaggcccatcagtacgagatggagaacaagttatcacctaagtggacgggaccgttcagaataaccgaggtgctcgagaacggcgcctaccgcttagagacgttagaaggagggacgattcctcgcacttggaacgcaacGCACCTcaaattatattacagttaaagctttgtaggcaaaaacgaacatgaagagatttacatgctttctgttaaaacaatttgaagggggcactcttttttccctaaggagggtttttaatgaggccacccaataaagaagagttttcaaagtttaaagtttctaagattgcatgcttgtggttttaaaagttttcagaagaaagaccttatcactcgaaCGTGATCTAAGGCAACGACaaagttatgctgcatgctttctagttaaaagttttaaagtccccatcgtttttcggcgattggcggcatcagttaaaagttttaaagtccccatcgtttttcagcgattggcggcatcagttaaaagttttaaagtccccatcgcttttcggcgatcggcggcagtagttaaagttttaaagtcctcatcgtctttcggcgatcgaaGGCACCAGTGATGAccaaagacctcaacgctctcgtgcgtcttgaggcaagaagagaaaaagtcatcctcgcctttgagcgagtgcatgcgagaaagagaagaagtcctcctcgcttttgagcgagtgcaggcaagtaaaagtcctcctcgcctttgagcgggtgcaggcaagaagagaaaagtcctcctcgcctttgagcgagtgcaggcaagtaaaagtcctcctcgcctttgagcgagtgcaggcaagaagaagtcctcctcgcctttgagcgagtgcaggcgagaaagagaaaagtcctcctcgcctttgagcgagtgcaggcgagaacagaagaagtcctcctcgcctttgagcgagtgcaggcaagaacagatcaaagacctctctgcacaagcagatagaggcaagattaaaagtcctcaggaTGTCCagagggggaggagatgtacaccctgggcaagctGAGGCACTAGAAAAactccttctcacctcagagtgagttcaggcaagatgaactgaaaggtcaggggtgttcgtgaccttaaacggtgggaagggaaggaaaacgccttttccccctttaagtgcaacatcaatattgactcagtaagaccagagaaagcttccacgcttgtacgcggtgtgaagatagataaaatccttctcgtcttgaacgagttcaggtatggcgtgaagggtgaaagaagttaaaaagataactaaggtaggttcaaagagaacacctcactatccagctcattgttctgaaactcagggaggtagagaaggatccgaaaggcgcctctacctcccagatgagggaacaatggtcaagttatgaaggcaagaaaggtcacatcgccagaaccctacggCGATCAGAAGAGTTCTAGGTGATGACAGGAATAAGGGCTCACTTTGCTGGGCAGATCAGTTTATTCAAGATCGAAGCAGTGTGTGAAAGGTGAGGCTCGAATATTGCTGAGTTAATTCGTTTGAGTAAGCTTCACCAGTTATGTTGGTAAACCACACAGCAAATAAAGGTAAAAGCGTGAAAGTAAATAGGAAGACGATATACGAGAAGTGAAAATTATATAAGAAGTTGCAATTCAAGTTTGCATGCATATAAAAACAATTACATAAGCAGCGTCATTACAGATAAAAGTTTTTACAAAGAAGAGGTGATGGAGGAAGGTAGCTAGTCTTCAGAGGGtacaatcttcccatccaccacctcgttgctgatcgacaccatggagaggtcgagctcaggGTATTGACATGCTACTTGCTCCAGAGCGGCGTCAAACCCGGCGGTGAGGACTTGGGCAGCGCTCTGCTCGAGCTCGTGTGTTTGCTTCTTCAGCTCTTCTGTTTCCTCACGAGCTCGGGCGAGTTCTTCAGCAGTTTTTTTGCCTTCGTTTCGAGcatgggccagctctgcagcggTCTTTTTGGCCTCCTCGCGAGCTTCGGCGAGCTCGGCGAGAGCGTTGTCCCTTTCCTTCTCGACCTTCCCAAGGAGAATCTCCCGATCTGTCGATCTCTTCTCGAGGTTCTCCACCCTGGACGCTTCCGCCTTTTTTGCAGCCTCCAAATCTGCCACCTTGAGCCTATAtgggaccagcttgctctccaagtcGATCTTCTCTTGGAGTTGGTggtgcagtttttggcgcagatcggaggcttCCTTGCGCGTGCTTCTTAGCTCCGCGTCCATTGCATCCTTCAGCCTCGAGTGCTCCAGCTCAGTCATCAGCAAGTTGCACGTGAGCTTCTCGGCCTCAACCCTTATCATCAGGTTTGACTCCTTGAGCGCGGAGTTCTCCTCTTGAAGCTTCTTGAGGGAGTCCTTCACAGCTCTTGATACAAGCAGGGGAAGATCTTCCGCCATAGTCTTCAGTTGGGTTGTGAAGGGCCTCAAGGTCTCTTCAAAGGAAGTTGGGAGGCTTGAGGTTGCTGCTGGAGGTGGTGGAGGAgtttggtgctgactttcaccaccaccctcttgagtttctAGGGCAAGGGGGGCTTgtaggcgtgg encodes the following:
- the LOC137829112 gene encoding uncharacterized protein, giving the protein MAEDLPLLVSRAVKDSLKKLQEENSALKESNLMIRVEAEKLTCNLLMTELEHSRLKDAMDAELRSTRKEASDLRQKLHHQLQEKIDLESKLVPYRLKVADLEAAKKAEASRVENLEKRSTDREILLGKVEKERDNALAELAEAREEAKKTAAELAHARNEGKKTAEELARAREETEELKKQTHELEQSAAQVLTAGFDAALEQVACQYPELDLSMVSISNEVVDGKIVPSED